A stretch of the Tardiphaga sp. 709 genome encodes the following:
- a CDS encoding GlxA family transcriptional regulator, producing the protein MAIITQPPQEHHSNNGPALRVGIVAVNGSNAIDFIGPSDAFNEASKSNATRSRYNVDLIGVAPGPIVSSSGVRMLPDKVLGPDLDIAYDTILVSGSQDLHKSGNNFPLLVDWLIRCAPSARRICSTCTGTFALAAAGLLNGRRAATHHDHTEQFSTMFPKVRVEPDRLFVRDGIYYTAVGGMAGIDLCLHLIETDCGQTTFLDVAKILVVFLRRPGTLPQVSEFLKAQSIRNTQINQVMDWALDNLTVDLSVEALAKRAAMSPRNFSRVFIDEMMTTPARFVESIRVEAARILLETTPLSVQQISHRVGFRNPANMRRAFIRVFQAPPLQYRQNFNHAAVNCDGI; encoded by the coding sequence ATGGCGATCATCACTCAGCCCCCTCAAGAACACCACAGTAACAATGGTCCGGCATTGCGGGTTGGAATCGTGGCCGTCAACGGATCCAACGCAATCGATTTCATCGGGCCGAGCGACGCCTTCAACGAAGCCAGCAAGTCAAACGCAACGCGAAGTCGCTACAACGTCGATTTGATCGGTGTAGCGCCTGGACCAATCGTGAGCTCATCCGGCGTTCGCATGCTACCGGACAAGGTTCTCGGACCGGATTTGGATATCGCCTACGACACCATACTGGTTTCAGGTAGTCAGGATCTTCACAAATCTGGAAACAACTTCCCGCTTTTGGTCGACTGGCTTATCCGATGTGCACCTTCCGCGCGCCGGATCTGTTCAACCTGCACTGGAACGTTCGCCTTGGCAGCGGCCGGTCTCCTCAACGGACGCCGGGCCGCGACGCACCATGATCATACGGAGCAGTTCTCGACGATGTTTCCAAAAGTTCGCGTGGAGCCGGACAGGCTCTTCGTTCGCGATGGCATTTACTACACTGCGGTCGGTGGAATGGCTGGGATAGACCTTTGTCTCCACCTGATCGAAACCGATTGTGGCCAAACGACATTTCTGGATGTCGCCAAGATACTCGTCGTTTTCCTAAGGAGGCCCGGCACCCTGCCTCAGGTCAGCGAATTTCTCAAGGCGCAGTCGATCCGAAATACTCAAATCAACCAAGTCATGGACTGGGCCTTAGACAATCTCACCGTCGATCTTTCGGTCGAGGCCCTTGCCAAGCGTGCAGCGATGAGTCCAAGGAATTTCAGTCGCGTTTTCATAGATGAGATGATGACGACCCCCGCCCGCTTCGTCGAAAGCATCAGGGTCGAAGCGGCGCGCATCCTTCTCGAAACGACACCGCTATCCGTCCAGCAAATTTCTCATCGGGTTGGGTTCCGTAACCCGGCTAACATGCGGCGTGCATTCATACGCGTCTTCCAGGCGCCTCCTTTGCAATACCGGCAGAACTTCAACCATGCGGCAGTCAATTGTGACGGGATATAG
- a CDS encoding dioxygenase — MTGFFTEEFSVEAVNGRMGERVHPRLAEIMGSLVRHLHSFAKDVHLTTEEWEFAIDFLTKTGGICTEDRQEFILLSDTLGLSMLVDALNNRRPPGATENTVLGPFHVVGAPERKMGDKITLDGKGEACLFEGRVITTDGDPISEARIDVWSDNADGFYDVQQPGTQPKWNNRGVFRTGIDGCYSFVGIKPVSYPIPNDGPVGQMLESLGRHPYRPAHMHYIVTAPGYQKIVTHTFVGDDPYITSDTVFGVKQTLVAPFERIDHEHAIWRSKFDFVLVPAAETASTL, encoded by the coding sequence ATGACCGGATTCTTCACCGAAGAATTTTCCGTCGAAGCCGTAAATGGCCGAATGGGAGAGCGCGTCCATCCGCGCCTCGCCGAAATCATGGGATCGCTGGTTCGTCACCTACACAGCTTTGCGAAGGACGTTCACCTGACGACGGAAGAATGGGAATTCGCCATCGATTTTCTCACCAAGACAGGCGGTATTTGCACCGAGGATAGGCAGGAGTTCATTCTCTTGAGCGATACGCTTGGCTTATCCATGCTGGTGGATGCGCTCAATAACCGCCGTCCACCTGGCGCAACTGAAAACACGGTTTTGGGCCCATTCCATGTGGTAGGCGCGCCAGAGCGCAAGATGGGCGACAAGATCACACTCGATGGCAAGGGGGAGGCGTGCTTGTTCGAAGGCCGGGTGATCACTACCGATGGTGATCCGATCAGCGAGGCGCGGATCGACGTTTGGTCTGACAACGCCGATGGCTTCTATGACGTTCAGCAGCCCGGTACTCAGCCGAAATGGAACAACCGTGGGGTGTTCAGAACCGGCATCGACGGGTGCTACAGTTTCGTCGGTATCAAGCCAGTCTCATACCCGATCCCAAACGATGGTCCGGTAGGGCAGATGCTGGAGAGCTTGGGGCGTCACCCGTACCGGCCTGCACACATGCATTACATCGTCACCGCGCCAGGCTATCAAAAGATAGTGACGCATACTTTCGTTGGCGACGATCCGTACATCACGTCCGACACCGTGTTCGGTGTCAAACAAACGCTCGTCGCGCCGTTTGAACGGATCGACCACGAACACGCAATCTGGCGATCCAAGTTCGATTTTGTCCTCGTCCCAGCGGCGGAGACCGCTTCTACGCTGTGA
- a CDS encoding Bug family tripartite tricarboxylate transporter substrate binding protein, translating to MRAIVIALAFVAGLTSTSLAHAWPTRLIRLVVNFPPGGAADLLARLVGQNLTEAFGQPVVVENKSGANGNLGGETVARAEPDGYTLLMSSGSMVAINPHLYAKMSFDPSKDLVPVASVARVPFYLVVRSETSSRDFNAFLADLQVNPGKRNFGSPGVGSSPHLAAEMLKKMTGTDAVHVPYRGAAAALNDLLAGQIDFLFDPGIAMEHVKANRLRALAIGSSKRSPQLPDVPTLEEVGLVGFDADAIFGVYAPSGTPRDIVTRLNAAINSALATDALKDRIIAVGNVPAPMSPGEFGERVREDSLRFGAIIRERGITASN from the coding sequence ATGAGAGCGATCGTCATCGCGCTCGCTTTCGTCGCGGGCCTGACATCTACGTCTTTGGCGCACGCCTGGCCTACTCGACTTATTCGACTTGTGGTCAACTTTCCGCCAGGAGGCGCGGCCGACTTGCTCGCACGCCTCGTAGGCCAGAACCTCACGGAGGCGTTTGGCCAGCCGGTGGTCGTCGAGAACAAGAGCGGCGCCAACGGAAATCTTGGCGGGGAAACGGTGGCCCGAGCTGAGCCCGATGGCTACACCTTGCTTATGTCTTCGGGTAGCATGGTCGCCATCAATCCGCATCTATACGCCAAAATGTCTTTCGATCCATCGAAGGATCTTGTTCCCGTCGCCTCCGTCGCGCGTGTCCCATTCTATCTGGTCGTTCGGTCGGAAACATCGTCGCGCGATTTCAATGCCTTTCTGGCTGATCTTCAGGTCAACCCCGGAAAACGCAATTTTGGATCGCCAGGGGTCGGCAGTTCTCCGCACCTGGCGGCGGAAATGTTGAAGAAGATGACGGGCACGGATGCCGTGCACGTGCCCTACCGGGGCGCAGCGGCTGCGCTTAACGACCTACTTGCGGGGCAGATCGACTTTCTGTTCGACCCTGGCATCGCGATGGAGCATGTGAAGGCCAATAGGCTACGCGCGCTCGCAATTGGAAGTTCCAAGCGCTCGCCTCAGCTTCCCGACGTGCCAACGCTAGAGGAAGTTGGCCTTGTAGGGTTTGACGCGGACGCCATCTTCGGCGTGTACGCACCCTCTGGAACCCCTCGCGATATCGTTACACGCTTGAATGCCGCCATCAACAGCGCCCTCGCAACTGATGCTTTGAAGGACCGCATCATTGCGGTCGGAAACGTGCCAGCTCCAATGTCGCCCGGAGAGTTCGGGGAAAGGGTTCGCGAAGATTCTCTACGGTTCGGCGCGATCATACGGGAACGAGGAATCACAGCCAGCAACTAG
- a CDS encoding alpha/beta fold hydrolase — protein MKFETIRHDIDGVDTVIKVIGEGPAVLALHGAATIEGYEWARGLADRFRIYLPFHPGFGESGPAPHICGMQDLIVHNLRLVASLGLDRPHLVGHSMGGWMAAEMAVVAGERFARLVLNAPAGLNHPDHRATDVSKVPPNELPQYLAHRTEIALRYFPGGALAPSPDDFLATRAKEGEALSNIRKCHGVGHPNLGRWLSRIPNETLLFWGEKDRVAPASQAAVWARAIPSSRIHIVPDVGHLALQEDPACVAALGDFLANST, from the coding sequence GTGAAGTTCGAAACGATAAGACACGACATAGACGGCGTCGACACGGTGATAAAGGTCATCGGGGAGGGGCCGGCCGTGTTGGCGCTTCATGGCGCAGCGACGATCGAAGGCTACGAATGGGCGCGCGGTCTAGCCGATAGATTTCGGATCTATCTGCCCTTCCATCCCGGCTTCGGAGAAAGCGGGCCCGCACCTCATATTTGCGGCATGCAGGACCTGATTGTTCATAATCTCCGACTCGTCGCGTCCCTTGGCCTGGATCGTCCGCACCTCGTAGGCCACTCAATGGGTGGTTGGATGGCGGCGGAGATGGCGGTGGTCGCCGGCGAGCGGTTCGCCCGCCTGGTGCTCAACGCGCCTGCGGGACTTAACCATCCCGATCATCGCGCCACCGATGTGAGCAAAGTGCCTCCAAACGAGCTGCCGCAGTATCTGGCGCATCGCACCGAAATCGCACTCCGGTACTTTCCGGGTGGCGCGCTGGCACCTTCCCCAGACGACTTTCTTGCGACACGTGCAAAGGAGGGCGAGGCGCTTAGCAATATTCGGAAGTGTCACGGAGTTGGGCATCCAAATCTCGGCCGATGGCTCAGCAGGATACCCAACGAGACACTTCTGTTCTGGGGCGAAAAGGACCGGGTGGCTCCTGCAAGCCAGGCAGCGGTATGGGCGCGAGCGATTCCAAGCTCCCGAATTCATATCGTGCCCGACGTCGGGCACCTCGCTCTGCAGGAAGATCCAGCCTGCGTTGCGGCCTTGGGCGATTTCCTCGCGAACTCAACGTAG
- a CDS encoding NAD(P)H-dependent oxidoreductase, whose amino-acid sequence MIEDRPLIVGIGGTPRPGSSSERALAISLRAAKENGARTMLLSGAELCLPMYAPGQPHSDQALRLLTALRECHGIIIASPAYHGSISGLIKNALDYAEELRKDTRAYLDGIPVGCIACAGGWQAVGQTLGALRTIAHSLRGWPTPFGATLNTSTALFDAEGNCTDMATQRQLETVGHQVIEFVHMRHAGREIAWSPPAISAAGP is encoded by the coding sequence ATGATCGAAGACAGGCCGCTCATCGTCGGCATCGGCGGCACCCCGCGGCCCGGTTCGTCGTCTGAACGGGCGCTCGCGATCAGTCTCCGTGCGGCCAAGGAAAATGGCGCGAGGACGATGCTTCTCTCGGGAGCGGAGCTGTGCCTGCCGATGTACGCTCCTGGGCAGCCGCATTCCGACCAGGCACTACGACTCCTGACGGCACTTCGTGAATGCCACGGGATCATCATCGCGTCACCAGCCTATCATGGATCGATATCGGGATTGATCAAGAACGCTCTGGACTATGCCGAAGAGCTGAGGAAGGACACCCGGGCCTATCTCGATGGAATTCCGGTCGGCTGTATCGCATGCGCCGGCGGATGGCAGGCGGTCGGGCAGACACTGGGAGCGCTGCGGACAATTGCCCATTCTTTGCGGGGCTGGCCGACCCCCTTCGGCGCGACGTTGAACACATCCACGGCTTTGTTCGATGCCGAAGGCAACTGCACCGATATGGCGACCCAGCGTCAGCTCGAGACGGTCGGGCACCAAGTCATCGAGTTCGTTCACATGCGGCATGCCGGTAGGGAGATCGCCTGGTCACCTCCGGCGATCTCCGCAGCCGGACCATAG
- a CDS encoding LLM class flavin-dependent oxidoreductase, with the protein MIKPWIFEFMQAPTPDEGAALPGLVSAVFQDGNAFWLEAERLGFEGIFFSEHHFGHSLSPSPNLLIASIAAQTSRLRLGTMGLVVPFYEPWRIIEELTMLDHLTNGRLEIGFAAGVPQELQRIGLGMEEGRERFNEALEILDAALTNPVISHSGKYWKIEKLSLMPGVFRQPAPPKWTTVVSDGSARKSAQRQSKICTGFESVGRISEIFDVYRNECVELGRPALPEQLAIRRNISISRDPSEAREEARAAREATLKIVAGDPRVVERVSSLLDAPRAGAGFTVHDDDYIAGTPSQVAEQIIDQCRRCGAGHFLAMLGRSSSPRRRESLALFGEEVLPQMREARIR; encoded by the coding sequence TTGATCAAACCTTGGATCTTCGAGTTCATGCAGGCCCCAACTCCTGACGAGGGGGCCGCTCTACCGGGTTTAGTGAGCGCCGTATTCCAGGATGGGAACGCGTTCTGGCTCGAAGCCGAACGGCTCGGATTCGAGGGAATCTTCTTCAGCGAGCATCACTTCGGTCACTCGTTGAGCCCATCTCCTAATCTTCTGATCGCCTCCATTGCCGCCCAAACCAGCCGGCTTCGGCTAGGAACGATGGGGTTGGTCGTGCCGTTCTACGAGCCGTGGCGCATCATCGAAGAATTGACAATGCTTGACCATCTGACGAATGGACGCCTCGAAATCGGCTTCGCGGCCGGCGTTCCTCAGGAACTGCAGCGGATCGGCCTCGGAATGGAGGAAGGCCGCGAGCGGTTCAACGAGGCTCTCGAGATACTCGACGCTGCTCTGACGAACCCCGTCATCAGCCATAGCGGGAAGTACTGGAAGATCGAGAAGTTGAGCCTCATGCCGGGCGTGTTCCGGCAACCCGCACCACCCAAATGGACGACCGTCGTAAGCGATGGATCGGCTAGGAAATCGGCGCAACGACAATCCAAAATCTGCACGGGTTTTGAATCCGTCGGTCGGATATCCGAGATCTTCGATGTCTATAGGAACGAATGCGTCGAACTGGGACGACCGGCACTCCCCGAGCAGCTCGCGATCCGACGCAATATCTCGATTTCGCGTGATCCCTCCGAGGCAAGAGAGGAGGCCCGGGCCGCAAGGGAGGCTACGCTGAAGATCGTGGCTGGCGACCCGCGCGTCGTCGAGCGAGTCTCGTCTCTGCTCGACGCTCCGCGCGCCGGAGCGGGCTTCACGGTTCACGATGACGACTACATCGCGGGCACACCGTCGCAAGTTGCCGAACAGATCATCGATCAATGCCGTAGATGCGGTGCAGGCCACTTCCTTGCGATGCTTGGCAGGAGCAGTTCACCGCGTCGCCGGGAATCTCTCGCGCTTTTCGGCGAGGAGGTCTTGCCGCAAATGCGGGAAGCTCGGATCCGTTGA